A genome region from Engraulis encrasicolus isolate BLACKSEA-1 chromosome 6, IST_EnEncr_1.0, whole genome shotgun sequence includes the following:
- the vmac gene encoding vimentin-type intermediate filament-associated coiled-coil protein isoform X2 gives MSSPSPVQIREANAHLAALHRRVAELEERLEAAENTVREQAESLIRKDDQLRTATQEITEAKDREISYLHEKLCHSEETIHKFQHTVKEKDALLGQLRHRCQLLDNICKSRPLLDKMLSHMAEAERMGPVVDLGETAINSSLTDGESSCSPNRVANHKDFSLSEDDLDDQELDGVVFGTTV, from the exons ATGTCTTCCCCGTCACCGGTTCAGATTAGGGAAGCAAATGCACATTTAGCCGCATTGCATCGACGGGTTGCCGAACTGGAGGAGAGGCTCGAGGCAGCAGAGAACACAGTGCGCGAGCAAGCTGAAAGCCTCATTCGGAAGGATGACCAGCTCAGGACTGCTACTCAGGAGATAACAGAGGCCAAAGACAG AGAGATATCCTACCTCCACGAGAAGCTCTGCCATTCCGAGGAAACGATCCACAAGTTTCAGCACACAGTGAAGGAGAAGGATGCTCTTCTTGGCCAGCTGCGACACCGGTGCCAGCTCTTGGACAACATCTGCAAAAGCCGCCCATTGCTGGACAAGATGCTGTCACACATGGCGGAAGCTGAGCGAATGGGGCCTGTTGTTGACCTGGGTGAGACCGCCATCAACTCTTCTCTGACGGACGGCGAGTCCAGCTGCAGTCCCAACCGAGTGGCCAATCACAAGGACTTCTCCCTCAGCGAGGACGATCTGGACGACCAGGAGTTAGACGGAGTTGTATTTGGGACCACTGTTTGA
- the ndufa11 gene encoding NADH dehydrogenase [ubiquinone] 1 alpha subcomplex subunit 11 isoform X2, whose amino-acid sequence MIAQLTGLMGSAYNIVLYQPATTLEAVQRATSVTTTMAALGAVFGMATCLSAQAREAPDDPVNYFVGGCASGIFLGARTHSAINGVSACLGLGTLALFTKIGKKEGWKISGPPVV is encoded by the exons ATGATAGCACAGCTAACTG GACTTATGGGCTCAGCCTACAACATTGTGCTCTACCAACCTGCAACTACCCTTGAGGCAGTTCAGAGGGCCACTTCAGTCACAACCACAATGG CTGCGCTAGGGGCAGTTTTTGGAATGGCCACATGTCTGAGTGCACAGGCGAGGGAGGCCCCAGATGATCCTGTAAACTACTTTGTTGGTGGCTGCGCCTCAGGAATCTTCCTAGGAGCTCGAA CGCACAGTGCTATCAATGGAGTATCGGCATGCCTTGGTTTGGGCACATTGGCCCTGTTCACCAAGATCGGGAAGAAAGAAGGCTGGAAAATAAGCGGCCCTCCTGTCGTGTAA
- the ndufa11 gene encoding NADH dehydrogenase [ubiquinone] 1 alpha subcomplex subunit 11 isoform X1, which yields MGYWDIEEGTQCVAKTWITTKMGTALGLMGSAYNIVLYQPATTLEAVQRATSVTTTMAALGAVFGMATCLSAQAREAPDDPVNYFVGGCASGIFLGARTHSAINGVSACLGLGTLALFTKIGKKEGWKISGPPVV from the exons ATGGGTTACTGGGATATCGAAGAGGGTACTCAGTGTGTGGCTAAAACATGGATTACAACAAAAATGGGCACTGCTTTGG GACTTATGGGCTCAGCCTACAACATTGTGCTCTACCAACCTGCAACTACCCTTGAGGCAGTTCAGAGGGCCACTTCAGTCACAACCACAATGG CTGCGCTAGGGGCAGTTTTTGGAATGGCCACATGTCTGAGTGCACAGGCGAGGGAGGCCCCAGATGATCCTGTAAACTACTTTGTTGGTGGCTGCGCCTCAGGAATCTTCCTAGGAGCTCGAA CGCACAGTGCTATCAATGGAGTATCGGCATGCCTTGGTTTGGGCACATTGGCCCTGTTCACCAAGATCGGGAAGAAAGAAGGCTGGAAAATAAGCGGCCCTCCTGTCGTGTAA
- the vmac gene encoding vimentin-type intermediate filament-associated coiled-coil protein isoform X1: protein MNKEIRMETWFMNTCKIREANAHLAALHRRVAELEERLEAAENTVREQAESLIRKDDQLRTATQEITEAKDREISYLHEKLCHSEETIHKFQHTVKEKDALLGQLRHRCQLLDNICKSRPLLDKMLSHMAEAERMGPVVDLGETAINSSLTDGESSCSPNRVANHKDFSLSEDDLDDQELDGVVFGTTV from the exons ATGAATAAGGAAATTAGGATGGAAACATGGTTTATGAATACGTGTAAG ATTAGGGAAGCAAATGCACATTTAGCCGCATTGCATCGACGGGTTGCCGAACTGGAGGAGAGGCTCGAGGCAGCAGAGAACACAGTGCGCGAGCAAGCTGAAAGCCTCATTCGGAAGGATGACCAGCTCAGGACTGCTACTCAGGAGATAACAGAGGCCAAAGACAG AGAGATATCCTACCTCCACGAGAAGCTCTGCCATTCCGAGGAAACGATCCACAAGTTTCAGCACACAGTGAAGGAGAAGGATGCTCTTCTTGGCCAGCTGCGACACCGGTGCCAGCTCTTGGACAACATCTGCAAAAGCCGCCCATTGCTGGACAAGATGCTGTCACACATGGCGGAAGCTGAGCGAATGGGGCCTGTTGTTGACCTGGGTGAGACCGCCATCAACTCTTCTCTGACGGACGGCGAGTCCAGCTGCAGTCCCAACCGAGTGGCCAATCACAAGGACTTCTCCCTCAGCGAGGACGATCTGGACGACCAGGAGTTAGACGGAGTTGTATTTGGGACCACTGTTTGA